One segment of Clavelina lepadiformis chromosome 2, kaClaLepa1.1, whole genome shotgun sequence DNA contains the following:
- the LOC143447530 gene encoding fructose-2,6-bisphosphatase TIGAR-like encodes MSKKFQLTVVRHRETNYNFQRIVQGHTDVPLNENGQMQAIKLGKCLSQEKFSHWFTSDLRRASETCRLIKSQNKFAQLNSEPEDVKCQTKFDNRIRERSFGVLEGKPSSELHEAAKHACLSLREFTAEGGETEMQIRKRAEEFYGILFTQIYDECSNSDSEFCANVFVVSHGGIINSTCLLFNSKFGCQFKENLPYYFHNCSTSCFIVNLPPSCDDGSSIQFEVGSEDSDESFTHNWLDGVTIKCTKLGYEH; translated from the exons ATGAGTAAAAAGTTCCAATTAACAGTTGTACGTCACAGGGAAACTAACTACAACTTTCAAAGAATTGTGCAAGGGCATACTGATGTGCCCCTAAATGAGAATGGCCAAATGCAAGCCATCAAACTTGGCAA ATGCCTCTCTcaagaaaagttttcacaCTGGTTCACAAGTGACCTTCGTCGTGCCTCTGAAACCTGCAGATTAAttaaatcacaaaacaaatttgcacaat taaattctGAACCTGAAGACGTCAAAtgtcaaacaaaatttgacaaTAGAATAAGAGAAAGAAGTTTTGGAGTTCTAGAAG GAAAGCCAAGCAGTGAATTACATGAAGCAGCAAAACATGCTTGCTTGAGTCTGAGAGAGTTTACGGCTGAAGGAGGGGAAACAGAGATGCAGATTAGAAAGCGTGCCGAAGAATTCTATGG AATTTTATTCACACAAATCTATGATGAGTGCTCGAACAGTGACAGTGAATTCTGTGCAAACGTATTCGTGGTTTCACATGGCGGAATTATCAATTCAACTTGCTTACT ATTTAACTCAAAGTTTGGATGTcagtttaaagaaaatttgccATATTATTTTCACAATTGCTCCACTTCATGTTTCATTGTTAACTTGCCGCCATCTTGTGACGATGGAAGttcaattcaatttgaagTTGGTAGCGAAGACTCGGATGAATCTTTTACACATAACTGGCTGGACGGAGTTACAATAAAATGCACTAAATTGGGTTACGAGCATTGA
- the LOC143447531 gene encoding fructose-2,6-bisphosphatase TIGAR-like, which translates to MSKKFHLTLVRHGETDYNLKRMLQGQVDIPLNETGLMQANTVGKYLAEEKISHWYSSDLKRAIETCKLIKSQNKHGQSNEEASTMQIKSDSRIRERSFGVLEGKLSSELYQAAKKARLGPREYTAEGGESEMQLRKRAEEFYRALFKQIYEECSNHNTDGYCANVLVVAHGGLIDSTCRLFNAKFGCQFKRNPPYFVDNCSTSSFIVNFPPSCNGDCSTQFEERDDSLDDYLTNNWLDGVTIKCTKLDHYQ; encoded by the exons ATGAGTAAAAAGTTCCACTTAACTCTGGTACGTCATGGAGAAACTGACTACAACCTTAAGAGGATGTTACAAGGCCAGGTTGATATTCCACTCAATGAGACTGGACTGATGCAAGCTAACACAGTCGGAAA ATACCTCGCTGAAGAAAAGATTTCACATTGGTATTCAAGTGACCTAAAGCGAGCCATTGAAACTTGTAAATTAAtcaaatcacaaaataaacacGGACAAT CAAATGAAGAAGCTTccacaatgcaaataaaatctGACAGTCGAATAAGGGAAAGAAGCTTTGGAGTTCTAGAAG GAAAACTGAGCAGTGAACTATACCAAGCTGCAAAGAAAGCTCGTTTGGGACCCAGAGAATACACAGCAGAGGGAGGGGAGTCCGAGATGCAGCTGAGGAAACGAGCTGAGGAATTTTACAG GGCTCTGTTTAAACAGATCTATGAAGAATGCTCAAACCATAACACAGATGGTTACTGTGCCAATGTATTGGTTGTTGCTCACGGTGGCCTTATTGATTCAACTTGTAGATT ATTTAATGCAAAGTTTGGATGTCAATTTAAGCGAAATCCGCCGTACTTTGTTGACAATTGCTCTACATCTTCTTTCATTGTCAACTTTCCACCATCTTGTAATGGTGATTGTTCAACTCAATTTGAAGAAAGAGATGACAGTTTGGATGATTATCTTACAAATAACTGGTTGGATGGAGTGACAATAAAGTGCACCAAACTGGATCAttatcaataa
- the LOC143447532 gene encoding fructose-2,6-bisphosphatase TIGAR-like, whose protein sequence is MSKKFHLTLVRHGETDYNLKRMLQGQVDVPLNETGLMQANAVGKCFSEENISHWFSSDLCRASETCRLIKSHNQYAQASAGNVMLQTKSDERIREKKFGVLEGEPDNELNQAAERAHMSPREYTPERGESEMQMRKRAEDFYRDLFRQVYRECSNHDTDGYCANVLVVAHGGLIDSTCRLFNAKFGCQFKRNPPYFVGNCSTSCFVVNFPPSCNGDCSTQFEERDDSLDDYFTNNWLDGVTIKCTKLDHYQ, encoded by the exons ATGAGTAAAAAGTTCCACTTAACTCTGGTACGTCATGGAGAAACTGACTACAACCTTAAGAGGATGTTACAAGGCCAGGTTGATGTTCCACTCAATGAGACTGGACTTATGCAAGCTAACGCAGTCGGAAA ATGTTTTTCTGAAGAAAACATTTCACACTGGTTCTCAAGTGACCTTTGTCGTGCCTCTGAAACCTGCAGATTAATTAAATCACACAACCAATACGCACAAG catCCGCAGGAAATGTGATGTTACAGACAAAATCTGACGAAAGGATAAGAGAAAAAAAGTTTGGAGTACTAGAAG GTGAACCCGATAATGAATTAAACCAAGCGGCAGAAAGGGCTCATATGTCTCCCAGAGAATATACACCGGAGAGAGGGGAGTCCGAGATGCAGATGAGGAAACGAGCTGAAGACTTTTACAG GGATTTGTTCAGACAAGTTTATAGAGAATGCTCAAACCATGACACAGATGGTTACTGTGCCAATGTATTGGTTGTTGCTCACGGTGGCCTTATTGATTCAACTTGTAGATT atttaatgcaaaatttggatGTCAGTTTAAGCGAAACCCGCCGTACTTTGTTGGCAATTGCTCCACATCTTGTTTCGTTGTCAACTTTCCACCATCTTGTAATGGTGATTGTTCAACTCAATTTGAAGAAAGAGATGACAGTTTGGAtgattattttacaaataactGGTTGGATGGAGTGACAATAAAGTGCACCAAGCTGGATCAttatcaataa